CAGATGGGGAGGCACGGCCCCTATCCAATGTCAGGAAGTAGTGGGTATCCCAACGCGGGTAGGGTCGCGCGTGCAAAGCCCAAGCGTGTGCTTAGAGGGTGCTGTGAAGGCATGGGCCGAGGCACGGTGTATGTGCATAAGGCATGTGAAGGTAGAATGGTACTGGAAGGAGTGTGGAGGAACATGAAATGCCAGGGGAGTGTATGGAGAGATGCAGTGCCCGGGACCCCCTTGCGAGGGGGCGCACTCACAAGAGGGACTGGATGGAGCGGTTGGTCCTCAGAGCCTCAGCCAGCTGCTTGATGCGGCTAGGGCTGGACACGACGCCCAGGTTAAGGTTGAGCTGCGCCAGGGACGTGGCCCCGGCCAGGGCCCGGCAGATGCGGCCGAAGTCGCGGTCGCAGAGGCGGCAGCCGCGCAGCGAGAGCAGGCGCACGGCGTTGTCGCGCAGGCCGCGGCAGATGTCCCGCACCTCGGCGCCGGACAGCGGCTCCCCCGAAATCTGGATGGAGCTGGGCAGCATCGTGCCGGCAGGGCCTCCGGGTACGGGGCCGGAGCGGAGGTTGGCGGGGCCGCGGGCAGGGCCGGGGATAGGGCCGGGGTCGGGGCTCCGGCTGGGGTCGCGGGCGGAGTGGGGCCGGgggcggaggcggaggctgtggcgGAGGCTGCGGCTGCGGCGGAGGCTGCGGCGGGGGCGGAGAAGAGCTACGGGGACTGAGCCGGAGCCGGCCCGAGGTGCGGAGGCGTCCAGGGCGCGGGCCGGACTGAGGTGGGGCGGCACTGGGGCGGGGGCGGCTCGCACGGTCCGTGTCTGGGCGTTGGGCCGGGTGCGCGTTCCGGGGGCTGGACAGGCGCTGCTCCGCGCTTGTCCTTGTTCCTCGCAGTCGCGGCGGCAGCGAACGGCTCAAGGGCTTCGGCTTACCGGTCCCGGCTGGGAGGCCGTACCTGCTCCTTCCTTCTCTGCCGCCCGGCTCCCCCGACCACACCGCGGGCCTGGCCCCACGGCTGGCAGAGAGAGCCTGAGGCGGGCGGCTGGCGGCAGCTCGGGCTCCAGCTCCAGAGAGCTAACGGGCGGCGAGTTCCCATGGCAACGGCCGCGTCACCGCCGCTCGCCCCGCCCCCTGCCCGGCCAAGGCCACGCTGGCCCGCGAGGTCCGCGCACACGGGTGGTTCGGGGCAGGGAGCTGGGAGCGATAGGCCGCTCTTTCCTTGGGAGTGGGGTCAGCCAGCTAGCAGAAGGAAGGCGACAGGGCTGAGGCCTAGGatgggctgagtggggagggcTGACGGGGAGCAGAATGGAGGCACGCCATGTGGAGGTGGTGTTGGACACGGTTACTGCTTCTTCTGCCcattctcccctccttccccGTTCCTAAGGTCCAGGCCTTCGCCGGGATCCAGGGCACTGTTCCCTCCTATTTGGAAGGCCCCAGGGCCCTTTCTTCCACGCCGCGCCTCGCCCTGCCCTCGTGACTCGAGAAGCAGCGTGCGTGGGGATCCCGGTCCACGGGGACTTCCCACTTGCTTCTCGTCAAGATGGGGGCCTCACCAGGGAGGCCCCGGGGGCCACGGCTGGGCAGAGCCAGCCTGAGCTGCTGGGGAGAAGGGAACCCCAGAGGGTCCCTAGGGCAGGGAAGCCTCAGACAGATGTAAAGTCCTGGTGCCACACCTTTTCCAGGTATGCAGGACACTGTTGACATCTGAGGGTGCGTCCCTGCCACGACACTGGGGCTGCCAATACAGAGGAGGTACCAGGGCCAGAGCCCTGGAGCACTGGTGAGGACGTGAAGGCGGCTGAGTCACACCCCAAGGTGCAGGTGGTGCTGTGGCAACTTTGTCCACTGGCCAGGGTGGTGGGGGCCTCACTTGTGTAACGCAGGACAAATGAAGGGCACCTTTCTGTTAGTCCCTTTGTTAGGAGGGGTAGATGCTGCTGACCCAGATTTACTAGTGTAAGGAGATTATTGTACATAAAACATAATACTCAATATAGTGAAGGGAGGTCAAAGGCCCTGTTCTCTCTTTTAGCCACCAGAATTAACTTAAGTGGAGCAGATTAAAGAGGTGGTGGTGCCGGGGGTGGATGGTGCTATGTTAGGAGTGGTGGTTGGTTTTatgaggaaagacagaaaaactgAAAGGAGCTGGTCCCGGTACCACCAGGGCAAAGCCAAGTTTGGCTTCAATTATGAGCTCCACAGGAAAATTATCCCCACAATGCTCAGGTGCAGAAGATCCTTGTTTTGACATGGGGTTTAAGTCGGGATGTTTTGTCCAATTGTCACTgcttccttggcttcccaagagTGCAGCTGCTCAAGCTGGCTGCAGTGTTCCATCAGGCTTATGGCTTTTGTGCTTGAGGCCTCCCTGCTGCTTCATGGGTCAGGTGTTCCCTGCCCTCAGGGGTAGGTTCCATATTCAATCACTGCCTTCTATGTAGTCTGGCCTGTCCCACCTTTATCCTGTCTGGGTGAGGATATGAAAAAGGGAACATACGACATTACCATTGCTGACTAAGCACGAAAGTATATAGTAAGTGGGATGACAGGGAGGACCACTGGATCAGCCGCTGCAGTTCCAGACTTCAATCAACATTTTAATTACCAAGTCTATATTTAGCAAGACAGTGTGGGAGAgataaagaggaaggaaggggtaGGTGGTGAGGGGTCTCAGAGGAGCTGGCCCATTTTCTGCACTGGCTGCAGAGCCTTGCAGTCCTGGCCAGGAGTTCTTGGCCTTGTGCCCTTCAGAAGTGCCAACAGGCATCAAGGAGGTACTTAACGCAGCTACAGCTCAGTGGCAGCTGCAGACCCCATCTAAGAAATATGTCATCAGGACTGTCCTTTAATAGTCttcctcctctctgcagctgtgGGAAAGAGGACTGCCCAAGAATTTCAGGTGGAGTCAGTGTGACTGCAGGGTCACCGCAACAGCTTTGGCTGTGGCGTTGAGGATGGTGGTGGGAAGCCGAGCAGCAGCGAGCACGGCAGGGATGTCTCTGGGGACCCTCTGGATGGGCGGGATGTTGGGGCCCTCCAGTGTGTCCAGGATCCCTGGAAGGAAGATGGAAGGTGAGCAGGGGTCAGATGGGCCCAGCCCACTGACCATGATATCCAGCTTCTTGCCCTAGGCAGCTGCTGTCCCATTCTCCCCCACCCAGGCCTTCCTGCCACTTACCCTCTACCACTTTGTGGTAGGCAAAATGCAGATAGAGCAGGAAGAGCATGTGTAGGGCGGCCAGGGTGCCACAGAGGAGCAGCCGCTGTGTGGGGCCCACGGTCCGAGACACCAACACTGCTACCTAGGGCCATGAGAATACAGCTCAAAGGGCCTAGCTCCAAAGTGAGGAGTGGGGAAGACACTCCCAACCAGGGCAGAACCATCTTTGGGCCCTTCCCTCCCACTTAGGGCTCTTTGTGAGATGGACAGCTCCAGGCTGTCTTCCCCAACTCCCTGGGAGGACAGCCCAGCCCTGGAAGCCTCTTGCCCAGCTTACCATGCGCAGTGTGGACAGTCCACCCACCAAAAGCCAGAAGAGGTAGAAGAGGGCGTGAAGATGGATATTATAGGTGATGAACAGGACAATGCAGTGACCAAAGAGGCCATAGCCCTGGGAAGGAGGATGGTGGAGAGGAGAATCACTCAGGTTGGGCTGGTTTCTGGCCTCTCATGGGGACCGTGGGAAACACATGGTCCATTGGCCTACTCCTCCCATTCCAGACTTCGGGGCCCCAGGACAGATGCAGACCAAGGCCTGGCTACTCTTTTTAACATCACTAttgcccaccacacctggctccttaCCAGCAGTGCCAACATCTGCAGCATGGTGATCTGGGCGTTGCACAGGTAGGCGAGGAAGTAAATGAAGGATGAGACTCCCAGCCAGTAGCCGAAGCAGGTGCCAATGGCTGTGCCCATCAGGGTGCCCTCCCGCTGTGGGGTGAAGGCTCTACTTAGTCCTAGGAGGCCTCTGATCTCAGCCTCACCTAGGGCCTTCCGCAGGGGCGGTTCCTGTCTCACTCCACCACCGTATCCTCAGGCAGCTTTCAACCTAGGGCAGCCACCCCCCGAAAGTTGTCTGTCCTGCTTACGATAATAGTGTCAGATGTCTTCATCCCGTGGAGTAGGATGGCAACCAGTGTGAAGACCAGCATGAGAGGTCCATAGAGTTCACCTGCAATTTTCTGTCAATATACCAACTCATTCAGGCTGGAGGGTACAACAGCTAGTCTGTTTATGGCTTCCCAGGATTTGCCTGGTGGTCCCACCCTCTGCCCTGGTGCTTCCCCCTGCTCTCCAGACGTGCCACCCTCTATTCACCTGGGGGAAGTTGACCATCTTGATAGGGATCATGGACTCCAGGAGcctgggaaaggagaggagagattaAAGCAGAGGCAGCCCGAGGCCATGAGGTTCTGGAGGGCAAGGCCTGAATTTTATTCATCTCTAACTCAGGGAATGGGGCCTGGCCTAGAGGACATATTGGATGACAGGGTAGAACAGGGTAGTAAAGACAGATAAGGGAATGAGGAGTAGAACAGGGTAGTAAAGACAGATAAGGGAATGAGGAAATCATTTCCTTGCCCCTAAAATTACTTCCAGGAAGGACAACCCTCTGAAACTTAGCTGACTGAAACAGCAGCTATATGGAGAACTCAGCCCTGCTGGGCCTTGACGGAGAGCCTAACCATGTATCCATCTGCCCCCTCCCCTTGAAAAGACAGGCAGGCTGAGCGTGgtagctaacgcctgtaatcccagcactttgggaggccgaggcgggcagattacaaggtcgaCAGTTAGgggccagcttggccaatatggtgaaacctcatctctataaaaaatacataaaattagctgggcatggtggcgggcacctgtagtcccagctactcaggaggctgaggcaggagaactgcttgaacctggcaggcggaggttgcagtgaaccgagatcgcgccactgcattccagcctggtgacagagtgtgacttcatctcaaaaaaacaaaacaaaataaaaagacaagacagGTAGACCTCAGCAGAGAGTACCCAGAATTCAGGGCTGTAATGAGGAAGCCCTGGGAAAAGTCTAGTGGGCTAGATGGAAGGTTTAGAATGAAAGGTGTTACTGAGGGAATAGTAAAaatgcctcctcctcctgcttaACTGTGCCTCCAGGCACTGTAGagcattttcttgaaaaatatatgTGAAGTGGTATGAAAATTCAGTCACTTGCCCCTTCTCTCAAGTGGCTAGCTCCTAATCATACCTTGGATTTTAGCTAGATTTTACTTCCTCTGGGAAACTTGTTCTGTCCCACCCACCAACCTGCTTTGGCTCACATATCCCTCCTGTGTGCCCCATCATAGCATGAATACTGTGCTGTAACTGCACTCAAGAGCAAGGCTCCCATCTATCTTCACCACTGAACCAGATACAATTAGTATAGGGTCTGGCACAGagcaaatgcttaataaatacttgcaGATTGTCCTGGGTATTTGATTAGCATTGATTAAAGGACGAACAAAAAAACCAAGCCAGGATTAAATCTAGTTCTTGAAAAGTCACTCAAAAACTATGCCCTGATATTTTGATTCTGAGACTATTCTGCTGCTgggaataaaaagataaacaagacaGAGCCTGCTTTTGAGATGCTGTTGGTCTCTCGGGGGAAGATTccagaaataagaaaggaaagcagTGGTGAAGTGCTATTACAGGCAAGcacagagttctttttttttttttttttttcagatggagtctcgctctgtggcccaggctggagtgcagtggcgcgatctcggctcaccaccacaagctctgcctcccgggttcatgccattctcctacctcagcctcccaagtagttgggactataggtgcccaccaccatgcccggctaattttttttgtatttttagtagaggcagggtttcactgtgttaaccaggatggtctcgatctcctgaccttgtgatccaccagcctcagcctcccaaagtgctgggattacaggcatgagccaccgcacccagttggCAAGCACAAAGTTCTATAGGAACACCAGGAGAGAACAAACTGGGGGTGGGATTGAGGAATGTGGAACAGAGGAAGTGACATCTGAGGTAGGTTTTGAGGGAATATGAGTAGTCAGCTAGATGGAAAAAAGGAGGAAGTTGGTgtgctattattatttgtttcagtgACAGGTGCAGTGATGAGAGATGATGGGGTCATGAAGAGGGGGAGCCCACCAGAGCCCAGGGCTTGAAATCTGATTGGACTGTGCATAAAGGACTAGGTGTTAGGAGGGAAGCTTCTTCAAGAGAAGGCTCCTCACCTGCTCCGCACCTGAGCAGGCTCCACATCAAAGTACGGTCTGAGGATGTCGATGTTGGCGTACAAGCTGAAGGCCCTGGAGGCTTGTCTCTTCCCGGCCTGCCACATCTGAAGTAAGGAAGATGGGCATAGGTATTGTGGGACTGTTGGTTCTAGACCCTGTTGCCTATTTTCCGCTTGATTTCTACATGGTTCTAACTGGACAACCTGGGGCGAACATCACCAATACTAACTCCAGAACACGGGACACACCTAGGTATACCTTTCCTACCTGCAGAGGATTCAATCAGCTTACCTGATCTGCCACCTGCCGGCTCAGCTGTCCCTTAAAGCCCTTCATGCCCAGGAACTCTCCATCCTCTTCTTCAGCAGCAGCTGCATCAGCTGCATCAGCGTCTACTTCTTCCTCGCGCAGGCGCTGATGCAGCTCACCCATATCCTCGAAGCTAGAGCCTGAGGTATCATCCATGTTCTCCATGTCAATCACAGCTGAGCCTCCGCCCTGTGAAGACAATGGCTCCTAGAGTGCAGGACTTTTCTGTTCCATCCATTAAGTCCTCTGCTCATCCCAGGGTTTAGGGCTTTGTTCTTCCACTGCTGAGGATACGGCTCGGAATCACTACAGATCATGGCACTCCATTCCCCCTCATATGCTCTCAGAACTCTTGGTTTCTAGCTTTGGCTGTCTtttctagcctgggaaacatactaCTAGTCTTCCATTCCTGTCTTTTTCCTACCTTACCTACCAAAGACTAAAAGGTTGAAAAAGTgcccatttccttctttcctaagCCCCAAACAAAACTATACACATAGTACGTTTTCAGCGAATGCCTGTGAATCCCACCCAACCCCACTCCATGCCTGACCCCGACCAACTTCCTACCTTGTTCCAAGAATACCTTCTTCCTAATGCCTCGAGCGGGCCCAGAGACCCGAgaccctcaggctggagtactaGTCTGGCCCTTTCAGGTCAATGTTAATCCCACTGACTTTAGTGTGCACGAAGACCCAAAGACTAGAGTTTTGCAAATGGA
This is a stretch of genomic DNA from Rhinopithecus roxellana isolate Shanxi Qingling chromosome 4, ASM756505v1, whole genome shotgun sequence. It encodes these proteins:
- the YIPF3 gene encoding protein YIPF3 isoform X2, translating into MENMDDTSGSSFEDMGELHQRLREEEVDADAADAAAAEEEDGEFLGMKGFKGQLSRQVADQMWQAGKRQASRAFSLYANIDILRPYFDVEPAQVRSRLLESMIPIKMVNFPQKIAGELYGPLMLVFTLVAILLHGMKTSDTIIREGTLMGTAIGTCFGYWLGVSSFIYFLAYLCNAQITMLQMLALLGYGLFGHCIVLFITYNIHLHALFYLFWLLVGGLSTLRMVAVLVSRTVGPTQRLLLCGTLAALHMLFLLYLHFAYHKVVEGILDTLEGPNIPPIQRVPRDIPAVLAAARLPTTILNATAKAVAVTLQSH
- the YIPF3 gene encoding protein YIPF3 isoform X1, giving the protein MATTVAPAGGARNGAGPEWGGFEENIQGGGSAVIDMENMDDTSGSSFEDMGELHQRLREEEVDADAADAAAAEEEDGEFLGMKGFKGQLSRQVADQMWQAGKRQASRAFSLYANIDILRPYFDVEPAQVRSRLLESMIPIKMVNFPQKIAGELYGPLMLVFTLVAILLHGMKTSDTIIREGTLMGTAIGTCFGYWLGVSSFIYFLAYLCNAQITMLQMLALLGYGLFGHCIVLFITYNIHLHALFYLFWLLVGGLSTLRMVAVLVSRTVGPTQRLLLCGTLAALHMLFLLYLHFAYHKVVEGILDTLEGPNIPPIQRVPRDIPAVLAAARLPTTILNATAKAVAVTLQSH